In Dermacentor albipictus isolate Rhodes 1998 colony chromosome 6, USDA_Dalb.pri_finalv2, whole genome shotgun sequence, the following proteins share a genomic window:
- the LOC135917452 gene encoding DNA-binding protein inhibitor ID-2-like: protein MTMKAQNEQQQAISRCLAKVAEGRVGRNGRKERDLNHEEMQSLLAKLKELVPNMPRNKKVSKLEIIQNVIDYILDLQIALETHPANRSSSHPAGSSTSPARQPLGVLPPSANAVANTCSAQEATHTDKIPSHLADIMSTVVPPSRPVSC, encoded by the exons ATGACGATGAAGGCGCAGAACGAGCAACAGCAAGCGATCAGCCGGTGCCTCGCCAAGGTGGCCGAAGGCCGTGTCGGTCGCAATGGCCGCAAGGAGCGAGACCTGAACCACGAAGAAATGCAGTCGCTGCTGGCCAAGCTGAAGGAACTTGTGCCCAACATGCCCCGCAACAAGAAGGTCTCCAAGCTCGAGATCATCCAGAACGTGATCGACTACATCCTCGACCTGCAGATAGCCCTCGAGACGCACCCCGCCAACCGCTCGTCGTCACATCCGGCGGGCTCTAGCACGAGTCCGGCGCGGCAACCCTTGGGAGTCCTACCCCCCTCCGCGAACGCCGTGGCCAACACTTGCTCGGCACAGGAG GCGACTCACACAGACAAGATCCCAAGTCACCTTGCCGACATAATGTCTACGGTGGTACCGCCTTCGCGCCCGGTCTCGTGCTAG